From one Streptomyces sp. CA-210063 genomic stretch:
- a CDS encoding polyamine aminopropyltransferase — MIEPHAPAPPGAPPPWRGQGGHGGPAGPHAWLPVRPGVGRFLVLAGVFVCAACGLVYELELVALASYLIGDSVTQASVVLSVMVFAMGIGSLAAKRLRPRAALGFGAIEAALALVGGCSALALYAAFAWTGDWGGMWASGSRHLLVAFSLAIGLLIGAEVPLLMELIQRIRRQDAGGAVADLFAADYVGALVGGLAFPFLLLPWLGQLTGALLTGTVNALVGGALVLGLFRHDLSRRARWLLVVTNLAVLGLLATAAVHVDDFERAARRAVYGHDVRVATQTGIQEVVLTGGTDGRPLSLFLDGRLRISGRDEHRYHHALVHPAMSAGPHTRVLVLGGGDGLAAREVLRHADVRRVDIVELDPGVVRLARTDPALASLNGHVHDDDRVRVFTQDSFAWLRDARRTGTYDVVISDLPDPGITASTKLYSQEFYGLALEVLAHDGRMVVHAGPVSSRRHVFWTVDATVRATGLHTTPYRVAGFVTGPDRTAHTSRTPHDWGFVLATQPAAGRRPPPDLGTGAARLHPDDRMDGLPPSTLVHPRYAD; from the coding sequence GTGATCGAGCCGCACGCCCCCGCACCCCCTGGCGCCCCTCCTCCCTGGCGCGGCCAGGGCGGTCATGGAGGCCCGGCCGGCCCCCACGCATGGCTCCCGGTCCGCCCCGGCGTCGGCCGCTTCCTCGTCCTCGCCGGCGTCTTCGTCTGCGCGGCCTGCGGACTCGTGTACGAACTCGAACTCGTCGCGCTCGCCTCGTACTTGATCGGCGACTCCGTCACCCAGGCCTCGGTCGTGCTCTCCGTCATGGTCTTCGCCATGGGCATCGGCTCCCTCGCCGCCAAACGCCTCCGCCCCCGCGCGGCCCTCGGCTTCGGCGCGATCGAAGCCGCCCTCGCCCTGGTCGGCGGCTGCAGCGCCCTCGCGCTGTACGCGGCGTTCGCCTGGACCGGCGACTGGGGCGGCATGTGGGCGAGCGGCTCGCGCCACCTCCTCGTCGCCTTCTCCCTCGCCATCGGCCTGCTCATCGGCGCCGAGGTCCCGCTCCTTATGGAGCTGATCCAGCGCATCCGCCGCCAGGACGCGGGCGGCGCGGTCGCCGACCTGTTCGCGGCGGACTACGTGGGCGCGCTGGTCGGCGGCCTGGCCTTCCCCTTCCTGCTCCTCCCCTGGCTCGGCCAGCTGACCGGCGCCCTCCTCACCGGCACGGTCAACGCCCTCGTCGGCGGCGCCCTCGTCCTGGGCCTGTTCCGCCACGACCTCAGCCGCCGCGCCCGCTGGCTCCTGGTGGTCACCAACCTCGCCGTCCTCGGCCTCCTCGCCACCGCCGCCGTACACGTCGACGACTTCGAACGTGCCGCCCGGCGCGCGGTCTACGGCCACGACGTACGGGTCGCCACGCAGACGGGCATCCAGGAGGTCGTCCTCACCGGCGGCACGGACGGCCGCCCGCTCTCCCTCTTCCTCGACGGCCGCCTGCGCATCAGCGGCCGCGACGAACACCGCTACCACCACGCCCTCGTCCACCCCGCCATGAGCGCCGGCCCCCACACCCGCGTCCTCGTCCTGGGCGGCGGCGACGGCCTCGCCGCCCGCGAAGTGCTCCGCCACGCGGACGTACGCCGGGTCGACATCGTCGAACTCGACCCGGGCGTGGTCCGGCTGGCGCGCACGGACCCGGCCCTCGCCTCCCTCAACGGCCACGTCCACGACGACGACCGCGTCCGCGTCTTCACGCAGGACTCCTTCGCCTGGCTGCGCGACGCCCGCCGGACGGGGACGTACGACGTCGTGATCTCGGACCTCCCCGACCCCGGCATCACGGCGAGCACCAAGCTCTACTCGCAGGAGTTCTACGGACTGGCACTCGAGGTCCTGGCCCACGACGGCCGCATGGTCGTGCACGCGGGCCCGGTGTCGTCCCGCCGCCACGTCTTCTGGACGGTCGACGCGACCGTCCGCGCCACGGGCCTGCACACCACGCCCTACCGCGTCGCCGGCTTCGTCACCGGCCCCGACCGCACGGCCCACACCTCCCGCACCCCCCACGACTGGGGCTTCGTCCTGGCGACCCAGCCCGCCGCCGGCCGACGCCCGCCGCCGGACCTCGGCACCGGGGCCGCGCGACTCCACCCCGACGACCGTATGGACGGCCTGCCACCGTCGACGCTGGTCCATCCGAGGTACGCCGACTGA
- a CDS encoding DUF2617 family protein, whose amino-acid sequence MLTTLKTAYTDTRAADLAWALGREPLPALAMLDLELTGAKLQLRLLGASHQVLLEEERGSHCSETVACIPGSSTPLPLGVAKRVDDWEYEFAARVEVLSPGSFAGRAQELLALVSDHPHGLAGVFPGSPHAFTAMLAQRYEGQVHWRTWHAYPQDGQLVATRTRVGVRVPATL is encoded by the coding sequence ATGCTCACGACCCTGAAAACCGCCTACACCGACACGCGCGCGGCCGACCTCGCCTGGGCCCTGGGCCGCGAACCGCTGCCCGCGCTCGCCATGCTCGACCTCGAACTCACCGGCGCAAAGCTGCAGTTGAGACTGCTCGGCGCGTCCCATCAGGTGCTCCTGGAGGAGGAGCGGGGCAGCCACTGTTCGGAGACGGTCGCATGCATCCCGGGGTCCAGCACGCCCCTCCCGCTCGGCGTCGCCAAACGCGTGGACGACTGGGAGTACGAATTCGCGGCCCGGGTCGAGGTCCTCTCACCGGGTTCCTTCGCCGGCCGCGCCCAGGAGCTGCTGGCGCTCGTCTCCGACCATCCCCACGGCCTCGCAGGCGTCTTCCCCGGCAGCCCCCACGCCTTCACGGCGATGCTCGCGCAGCGATACGAGGGCCAAGTGCACTGGCGTACGTGGCACGCGTATCCGCAGGACGGCCAACTGGTGGCCACGAGAACGAGAGTGGGGGTCCGGGTGCCGGCGACGCTGTGA
- a CDS encoding pyridoxal phosphate-dependent aminotransferase, whose amino-acid sequence MTAMTSSASPAPTPRPPLNRRLAEFGTTIFAEMSALALSTGSINLGQGFPDTDGPEEIREAAVRALRDGRGNQYPPGPGVPELRTAIAAHQEKRYGLTYDPDTEVLVTAGATEAIAAALLGLLEPGDEVVALEPYYDSYAACIAMAGGTRVPVTLRPHSDGHASFRLDLDELRDAVTDRTRLLLINTPHNPTGTVLTRAELTAIAELAVERDLLVVTDEVYEHLVFDDAEHIPLATFPGMRERTVTVGSAGKTFSFTGWKVGWATAPPALVSAVRSAKQYLTYVASGPFQYAVAEALALPDSYFEAFRADLLAKRDLLATGLADAGFEVFRTAGTYFITTDIRPLGERDGFAFCRALPERAGVVAIPNAVFYDHREAGAPFVRFAFCKRTDVLTEAANRLRRLTS is encoded by the coding sequence ATGACGGCCATGACCTCCAGCGCAAGCCCCGCCCCCACCCCTCGCCCTCCGCTCAACCGGCGGCTCGCCGAGTTCGGGACGACGATCTTCGCCGAGATGTCGGCGCTCGCCCTGAGCACCGGGTCGATCAACCTGGGCCAGGGTTTCCCGGACACCGACGGCCCCGAGGAGATCCGCGAGGCCGCCGTACGGGCGCTGCGCGACGGGCGCGGCAACCAGTACCCGCCGGGGCCGGGCGTCCCCGAGCTGCGCACCGCGATCGCCGCGCATCAGGAGAAGCGGTACGGGCTGACGTACGACCCGGACACGGAGGTGCTGGTCACGGCGGGCGCCACGGAGGCCATCGCGGCCGCCTTGCTGGGGCTGCTCGAACCCGGCGACGAGGTGGTCGCCCTGGAGCCGTACTACGACTCGTACGCGGCCTGCATCGCGATGGCGGGCGGGACGCGCGTACCGGTGACGCTGCGCCCGCACTCCGACGGGCACGCGAGCTTCCGGCTGGACCTCGACGAGCTGCGGGACGCCGTCACCGACCGGACGCGGCTGCTGCTGATCAACACCCCGCACAACCCGACCGGCACGGTCCTCACCCGTGCGGAGCTGACGGCGATCGCCGAGCTGGCCGTCGAGCGGGACCTGCTGGTGGTGACGGACGAGGTGTACGAGCACCTCGTCTTCGACGACGCCGAGCACATTCCCCTGGCGACCTTCCCCGGGATGCGGGAGCGGACGGTCACCGTCGGTTCTGCGGGCAAGACGTTCTCCTTCACGGGGTGGAAGGTGGGCTGGGCGACGGCCCCGCCCGCGCTCGTCTCGGCCGTGCGCTCGGCGAAGCAGTACCTGACGTACGTGGCGTCCGGGCCGTTCCAGTACGCCGTCGCCGAGGCGCTCGCGCTGCCGGACAGCTACTTCGAGGCGTTCCGCGCGGACCTGCTGGCCAAGCGGGACCTGCTGGCTACGGGGCTGGCGGACGCCGGGTTCGAGGTGTTCCGGACGGCGGGTACGTACTTCATCACCACCGACATCCGGCCTCTCGGCGAGAGGGACGGCTTCGCCTTCTGCCGCGCGCTGCCCGAGCGGGCCGGTGTCGTCGCCATCCCGAACGCCGTGTTCTACGACCACCGCGAGGCCGGAGCGCCCTTCGTACGGTTCGCGTTCTGCAAGCGTACCGACGTCCTCACCGAGGCCGCCAACCGCCTGCGACGCCTGACGTCCTGA
- a CDS encoding helix-turn-helix domain-containing protein codes for MSTDYQQAREALGARLRELRLSAPGRRLTGTELATLYGWNKSKVSRLENGRQTPTPEDLRKWAEATGQSEVYDELLARLRGFESHIRSWRRQLAAGHKPVQDTHLSAHADASVFRGWEPAMIFGILQTPDYARSIFTRYSELQGSPRDTEEAVRSRMKRQETLYDSSKRFHLIMWEAALHALVCPPSVLAAQLDRLAGAVGLDTVELGIIPLSASLKIPPATAFWIYDDRQVIVENWHAELWIDDEASVDTYLRTWKTLRESAVYGAEAHNLISAARRALHSP; via the coding sequence GTGAGCACGGACTATCAGCAGGCACGAGAAGCCCTCGGGGCGCGCCTACGCGAACTCCGGCTCTCCGCCCCTGGACGTCGGCTCACCGGCACGGAACTCGCCACGCTGTACGGGTGGAACAAGTCCAAGGTCAGCAGGCTGGAGAACGGCAGGCAGACTCCGACACCCGAGGACCTACGCAAATGGGCGGAGGCAACCGGCCAGTCCGAGGTGTACGACGAGTTGCTGGCCCGCCTCCGGGGCTTCGAGTCCCATATCCGTTCCTGGCGGCGACAACTGGCGGCCGGGCACAAGCCAGTCCAGGACACACACCTGAGCGCTCATGCCGACGCCTCCGTGTTCCGTGGCTGGGAGCCCGCCATGATCTTCGGTATTCTCCAGACGCCGGACTACGCCCGGTCGATCTTCACGAGGTACTCGGAGCTGCAGGGATCGCCACGCGACACCGAGGAGGCAGTCCGGTCCCGCATGAAGCGGCAAGAGACGCTGTACGACTCATCGAAGCGTTTCCACCTCATCATGTGGGAAGCCGCCCTGCATGCCTTGGTCTGCCCGCCTTCGGTGCTCGCGGCCCAGCTTGACCGACTCGCAGGAGCCGTCGGACTGGACACCGTAGAGCTGGGGATCATCCCACTGTCTGCCTCGCTCAAGATTCCCCCAGCCACCGCCTTCTGGATCTACGACGACCGCCAAGTGATCGTCGAGAACTGGCACGCGGAGTTGTGGATCGACGACGAGGCCAGCGTGGACACCTATCTCCGCACCTGGAAGACACTCCGGGAGTCCGCCGTGTACGGCGCTGAAGCGCACAACCTCATCAGCGCCGCACGACGAGCGTTGCACTCACCTTGA
- a CDS encoding DUF6879 family protein has protein sequence MARRLRFNGTGSGVNGCPSIHEDLDTGEVIVHGPALTDPHDVAQLRHLSEGEVPIVVPREVLVDFAPKEFTRVPNIIGLDEFDRLFTQFEHTAWRLESRRRYASDELTDTYAQFNRGEPVNWEGVDAEWCAERREQTGLGKRFERVRTVDDPPTAGQLYLLDNARRNSGVGEKIRNLRRVDAHRLGLPDEDFWIFDSRLVALLNFDDADHLVNVELITEPAAVLRYAMARDAAMHHAVPYEQFAAQLTAKKD, from the coding sequence ATGGCCCGACGACTGCGTTTCAACGGCACGGGCAGCGGCGTCAACGGGTGCCCGTCCATTCACGAAGACCTCGACACGGGCGAGGTCATCGTGCACGGCCCGGCCCTCACCGACCCGCACGATGTCGCCCAGCTCAGGCACCTGAGCGAGGGGGAGGTGCCCATCGTGGTGCCACGGGAAGTGCTCGTCGACTTCGCACCCAAGGAGTTCACACGCGTGCCGAACATCATCGGGCTGGACGAGTTCGACCGACTCTTCACGCAGTTCGAGCACACGGCGTGGCGTCTGGAGAGCCGCCGCCGGTACGCGTCCGACGAGCTCACGGACACGTATGCGCAGTTCAACCGTGGCGAGCCCGTCAACTGGGAGGGCGTCGACGCCGAGTGGTGTGCCGAGCGCCGCGAGCAGACCGGGCTCGGTAAGAGGTTCGAACGGGTCCGCACGGTCGACGATCCGCCGACGGCCGGCCAGCTCTATCTTCTCGACAACGCACGCCGCAACAGTGGTGTCGGAGAGAAGATCCGCAATCTCCGGCGTGTGGACGCCCACCGGCTCGGCCTGCCCGACGAAGACTTCTGGATCTTCGACTCCCGGCTGGTCGCGCTGCTCAATTTCGACGACGCCGACCACTTGGTCAACGTCGAACTGATCACGGAGCCTGCGGCGGTCCTGCGGTACGCCATGGCACGGGACGCGGCGATGCATCACGCCGTCCCGTACGAACAGTTCGCGGCGCAGCTGACCGCGAAGAAGGACTGA